GATTTAAATATTCAGGCCAGACTAGGGGTCTTAGTATAATAGATGTGCAACTTTCCAGATAAGCCAACTCCAACTGTAATGCCGGCATATGTGAATATTTCATGGCGGCTACTATATATAGTAGGGAGCTAGTGAGAATCGCCTATGATGCTAACTACCCTGGATCCCTGTCCACCTCTGTTATTCTGTGAATATTATCCTAACAAGGACCTTTGAGAAGGTATAAATCCTATGATATGCCAGACTGTATAAGTTAACTGctatacttcagctacaaatgtgcCTATCCAGCCCTAGGTGTATTCCTTCATAGTTCGATTTACTGTGTACCATTGACATTTTTTGAAGGAATTTTCTTACTAATTTCAAGATAgctctagctagctaactgaaACCTTAATTTTGTAGccattaaatttaaaatttatgTTTGAAACAAATGGAAAAAAAATTCAGTCCTAAAACATATAAAGTATACTGGGGGGACAGCATGCATCAACactccaaaacagcctaaaacaatgccaatctatactgcaacttttcccctaaacctttaaaaagttatttttcagcaggaGGGCCATGGCTCCCCTGCATGGAAGAGCAGCTAGTCCAAAAGCTGCAAGTATAGTTAACATCAAATCAATCAAAGAGTTGTATGGTTTAGTGATAGCCACTGACAGGTCACAGCCAGGCAGTTATAAGCCAACTACCATATAATGGCATACAAATGACCATGTGCTTTTTATCTGCAAACTACCTAGCACTTGCTAGCAGGCTAAATGCTGGTGCCTATGGGATGGTGCTTCAGACACCAGTTTTTATAATATTCAGCAATTCAGTGTGGTCTGTGTGCAGGATTCTCACaggcggtgactgttctattattatCATGCATTTGACAACTGCTCTACCACATGAGGATTTCCCCAAATCACATGACATTACACTAATGTGAGTCACATGCAGAATGTAGCTTTTGATGTTGTTAGCCATGGCTATTTAATCTCACAGATGAAAATGCAGTTGTACAAGGTGACAAGTCAACGATTTAAAAAATGCAGCAGGAAGTTATGCATGTGCATTTTGTCATTCACTGAAGCAATGAACCGAAAATTTAATGAGTTATATTAAACTGATAAACCACCAAAGTCATGTCATCCCTCTTCCTATTAGCTACTGCAGCAGGGGAACGAGCATCCTTACGAGCTGATTTCTGGTATAAGTGGTATTGATCTTGATCGATTTGTTTGAGAACATTTGAAGCTGCTTTTTGGATTCCACCTTCCTTGACGCAATTATCAACTAAGTAAGCTACCATCTCATTCTCATTTCTAGCTTTACCATCATGACCAGCTGCTGTCTGTAGTAACATAACTGTCTTGTACACTCCATCGGACATCAGGATGAGGTATTTGAAAGTTTTATCATTAATTTCCACTGTTGTTACATGTGGCTCAGCAATTCCTGGTTCACTAGTAGCATGACTGTGAGCAATAAAATGTACATTAGTCATataaacaacaataacaaccaAACACACTTAGCTACAGAATATAAAAACATGTATCTGTGTCAACTTGTGTCTATCCCTGAATTCATAGCTGGAAAGGATTTAAGAGGGGGTAAGGGTATATAGCTATGTTCTATATAATAATTCATTCAGTgatgtttttaatgctgttcAGCAGTAAATCGAGTGATCACCACAGCCACCCtccattattatttattagctgcACATATATACCTCAAATATGAGTATGAAATGTATGTATAGTGTGCCATAACTATACAATTGGTTTCCAACAAACACCTCAAATGTATAAGttcaatataccctaataaaacagtcaaatacACTTAAAAAACAATCGCCACATTATCAGTTGTGGAATTTCTCTGAGGGCATTATTTACATAATATGGTGCTGCAAACATAAGTTTCAGACTGAGTAGTGACTGTCCTTTACATGCATGTGATACATATATAGCTCACAATCAGTAAGTATTGATGACTACTAAGAACTAGGTTACGTATAAAAACATCTAAACATAAAATTGCAACAATTTCTAGGAGGTTACACCCCTGCAGACCCCtactctatatagctactattgcACATTAAGAAATTTTGACAGAAGAAAGGTTGATAAATCAACACTTTATCAGCTTTGACAATTAAGAGAAAATCATGAGCCACTCAATTTTTAAAGGTACTTATCAAAAATTTGGTGATTTGGGACAAAACACTTGTTGGCATCATCTTAATTTGGTGAATCATCTAAGCAACGCTATCATGTTTTGCAGgatcatatgtgacccagtctgagaaaaccggtcttatcacccatgtcagcagattcgatttttcacccaggacacacagctacatgaataaactatctaattccacacttaaaatcagctagacttgagtggtctggttttgctggctgcttttcccgagcccagtggtgatctgtatgtgtggtgtggggccttaatggagctctggtcagcctgggaatgaccgtatgtggctgtacagctctgtggtgttgaataagtacctctgctgtaaatttcctttcattttagctagttttgagacttcaatggctcaaaacttggcctaattcatcccttggtcTTCCTtctcaatttttgaacaccatcttgcccgccttccagggctcctgcctcccacccaatttgcagctcgcctgatacagtcaaccttagtttaaaaactatctaaaatggcgggaaacttagttgttggctacttgtacagtggatgctctggaaggtaaggaattggtgtaaaacgtgtgaaatttggtacacatagcttcaatcattggcgagctacaacacactaaatacttaaaaaccagaatttctcgatacttttaaataggcgataagcccggttttgtcagactgggtcacattatTATGATTAGAACGTATAATCTCAGTTTAACTGATACGAATACACCACCACTATACAGTGATTTATTAACTTTTGCTTCCATCAATATTCCCATCATATACCCTGGCTACACTACAGAGACTTTCAGCATATTAAACAGATGTGCTCAGCTTGAAACTGTGATCATATTAAAGTCCTTTTTCTGATGGTATCCTGTTGTTTCAATCTTTTTAGCACACTTTTAATAGACCTCAGCGCCTCTCCATACAACCATACCATTCTCATGTACCTAtatttgaccggatttgcgaaaaggggtcttccacacacacatgAAATGTACCAACTTTGACGATCCATAACTTTAGATTTAAAAAATGCTATTGACTTGAAGCTTGGCCAATAGTAAGCACCAACAcagcttaatggatggagaaaatttcaggttgatatgTTACTTACGAACTAATttatggtctcccaagttcatagaattggatgtgtgtggaaggccccttatcacaaatctggtcatatatACAGATCATGGTAATACCCTTTAGAGAAAattctgtagctatgtatgaaTGCATTTTAGCTTGCATCCTTATTTCTGACACCCTTGACAAAATACCTATATCCTCACTTAAATATTTCTTCAATGGAGCAACCATACAGCACATGACAGTGAACAGCTTCTGCTTTAGCAACACATTACATTAACGAGCTTCTCACCTGATCACATCCACATCTCTAAATCCTCCCTTTATGGAGTAGTCCCCAATACTCCTAGTGTTTTCCTGAGTACCCAGTCTGCCTGACTTCTTCAACTCTCTACGATCTAGTCCCAACTTTGACAGTCGCTTTAGTTCCCCTTCATTTTGAACATCATGGTCTTCACTCAGTTGGGAGACTTGTAATGCACCATCACTTGTCTCATACACCAAGATGGCCCTGGAGTCTCCTACATTGGCCACGTAAATCACATCCTGTTTTACAACTGCTACAACAGCTGTGCACCCTCCAGAAATTTGTGATTCTAGTTGTTGCAAGCGAGCCACCTCAATAGGAAATGTTATATGTGCTTCATAAGATTTCATTCCCTAATTAATAAAGAAAACAAGTACACCAACCAATTCAcactaggcctgcatcaaatataccagcataataaaaagcataatagactggaGTGCTAAGCCAGTATAacgctagcatattaggtggatatttcaaactatggagcttaatttcatgaaaatagattgatactttctaatagagtagtcagtgcAAACTGCAATAATGATGAAACAATTTATTAGCCTGCAAAAAATGGTACAATGATCAGCTTATATAATCAGCATGTGcatgtgagtatgtgtatgagtCAGCATGTGCTGATCTAAGTTAAGTGTACGTGTCAACTAATTTACAATATTAAATTAAGTTAAGCTAGAAACTCCTAAACAACAGTCTGACATCAAGTGTCTTCTATCTTCTACAATaaagcactcaaatgcattgtacatagctccttagatagatactctctaatagacgtcaatttgtagtgaaatactctaatagagcattcactgattaaaatgttccatgaTAATTGTCATCACAAATGTTGCTCACTTaggagcataataggaacactgaaagagcataatgggtgaaatttttgggaaattcctgaaattgagcatatttgactcaggcctaattcacacacacaaaaacttaACTAAAGTGGTATTCACCTTTGGTATTGTCATCTGAATAGTGAGTTTTTCAACAAATAGATGATcaagatttttaaaatattcagtATCTGCATCTCtgatacatctttgtatagCATCCTCAGGATTTTCTGACCTTGAGATAGCGAGGTGATTATTCCATAAATACTTCTTCACAAACTCCACAGCATTTCGTCCATCATGACCATCCAATACACACAGGTAGACACTGGAGGAGTCACTACTCTCATCTACCAGGTACTCATCCTCATTATCATGATCATGACTGGATGGAGCAGCTAATGTATAGCGTTCATTTGTTGCACTGGCAACACTGACATTTTTTGATACTCTCTTCTGTGCTTCATTCCATGGCTGTAGAAATAAATGGATATACAGTAGTCAGAAGTGAGTACTGAATACTACATACATCCATCTATATATGACAACAACAACTTGGTTAAAATAAATGCACGTGACTGGACTTGAGGAACCCAGTCTTATTCACAAACACACAGCTACATAAGCACACTATCAAATTTTACTGTCAGAGCGTGAGTGGTCTGCTTTCACTGGCTGCTTTTTCCCAGGCCCAGTGGCAAGCTGCATGAGTAATCTGGGCCTTGATAGAGCTTTGGCCAACCTGGGAATGGCTTTGTGTGGTTGTACAGCtacgtggtgttgaataaagacctgtgtgTGAATTGCCTTTTATTTTATccagttttgagccctgaatgTCCCATGCATAACTGGGCATACATACTGAGTTCCTctttcattttgtaaacaacctCTTGCCCTCCCCTCTGCTCCTCACTCACTACCCCTGTTGGAGCTTGCTGATGCATGTAAAAATACACTGATTacaatggtgggaaacttagctgttggctacttgtacagcgGATTGATGCTCTGAAAGGCAAAGAATcataaataggcaataagactggttttcccaaaGATGGTAATGTATATCCACTGTTATTTGTGTTGTTTAGAGGTATGTTTGATTATGAAATCAACCGAATGCCCTTAATAGCATTTAACTAAACAGTGTTaccacatgatgcaccctcagTTTCCACAAAAAAGCAATAGTAAGCTTCAGTGAATCAATCGTGACTAACAGAACATAATAAAGTGCTGTTGCATGCATTTCTCCTCCTCAATATCTTCCCAATAATTACTCACTTCATGGCACTCTATTGCCATGTACAGACCACTGTCAATATCTTGGTGTCACGTTACAGTCAAACCTTAAATGGGACTAACATGCTTATGAGAAAGTAGCAAATGCAAATAGCACGCTAGGCCTGCTGCGAAGGAACATCAAAGCTTCATTAGTTCACAGTAAGGAATTGGCATACAAAGCACTACTCAGACCAAAAATTTGAGTATGCCTGGTCACCTTGGCAACAATATCTTATAGACAATCTTGAGagagctgacaggagtgctgctcgatatgtatgtatgtaatgtctATGATCCTATGCACAGTGTAACATCCTTACTCCAAGATCTTTCCTGGGAGCCATCAAATGAAAACTAGTTTACACATGCTTTTATAAAATGTTTAACAATCTTCGTACCACCAATATACTCTACCACCAATAATAACATCAAGAGGCCACCACCACTGCAAACTGATCCAGTTGTCCTGTAGAAAAAACCCTTTTAAATACTCCTTCATTCTAAGAACAATCTCCATTTGGACTTAATTTACCCAGCACCATGATTGACTGTGACACACGTAGATAATTTAAAATATAATGTAGAGTTACTTTAGTAGTAACTGCCAAAACTAATTGTGTAATCTTGTTGTATTGTACATCTGTGTAGAACTTTTGCTAAGCGAAGTTTCacaacaagggggtgtcacataGGTATGCGTTGTAAGTATAGATCTGCCACTGTGGTTGAAATCTTGACCCACCGCGGTTGAAATCTTGACCCACCGAAATTTCgttttgacctgtgactaagagcctttgtGACCTGTGACTTAGTgacaatatttcagtactttttgattgtgggttggaaatttttacccttgactgttgacttggcacaaatttggtggccttgaccttttgCCGGACTTAGACCGCAATTCAAGTGCAGATCTACTTACAGTA
The nucleotide sequence above comes from Dysidea avara chromosome 3, odDysAvar1.4, whole genome shotgun sequence. Encoded proteins:
- the LOC136250274 gene encoding TGF-beta-activated kinase 1 and MAP3K7-binding protein 1-like, translating into MRSQRRPPETGSRQAVTAQPRIQRSSQHGSTQLTTVKQGSSSHPQCHEPMREPMNKPWNEAQKRVSKNVSVASATNERYTLAAPSSHDHDNEDEYLVDESSDSSSVYLCVLDGHDGRNAVEFVKKYLWNNHLAISRSENPEDAIQRCIRDADTEYFKNLDHLFVEKLTIQMTIPKGMKSYEAHITFPIEVARLQQLESQISGGCTAVVAVVKQDVIYVANVGDSRAILVYETSDGALQVSQLSEDHDVQNEGELKRLSKLGLDRRELKKSGRLGTQENTRSIGDYSIKGGFRDVDVISHATSEPGIAEPHVTTVEINDKTFKYLILMSDGVYKTVMLLQTAAGHDGKARNENEMVAYLVDNCVKEGGIQKAASNVLKQIDQDQYHLYQKSARKDARSPAAVANRKRDDMTLVVYQFNITH